One segment of Streptomyces sp. YIM 121038 DNA contains the following:
- the hppD gene encoding 4-hydroxyphenylpyruvate dioxygenase — translation MTDLPAQATASDLPGVSDLAVDHVELYVEDLDAAVRDWVDRYAFTVVGTGGGPEHRGVALRQGRTTLVLTSATGGRHPASAYVSTHGDGVADIALRTADVSAAFARAVAGGARPVRRPTRHPGGGPRVTAAVSGFGDVTHTLVERAPGAGPGLPAGFVPVPGADDGRAEGVGLVEVDHVAVCLEAGDLDATALFYRRALGFREVFQERIVVGAQAMESTVVQSAVTGAVTLTLIEPDPRAQPGQIDEFLKSHHGPGVQHLAFSSADAVRSVRALSGRGVTFLKTPGTYYDLLGERIGLRTHDLDDLRSTQLLVDEDHGGQLFQIFTASAHPRGTLFYEVIERQGARTFGSANIKALYEAVELERTGRRAEG, via the coding sequence ATGACGGATTTACCCGCACAGGCCACGGCAAGTGACCTCCCCGGGGTCTCGGACCTGGCCGTCGACCACGTCGAGTTGTACGTCGAGGACCTGGATGCCGCGGTGCGCGACTGGGTCGACCGCTACGCCTTCACGGTCGTCGGCACCGGAGGCGGCCCCGAGCACCGCGGCGTCGCCCTGCGCCAGGGCCGCACGACGCTCGTCCTGACGTCGGCGACGGGCGGGCGGCACCCCGCGTCCGCGTACGTCAGCACGCACGGCGACGGCGTCGCGGACATCGCGCTGCGCACCGCCGACGTGTCCGCCGCGTTCGCCCGGGCGGTGGCGGGCGGCGCGCGTCCGGTGCGCAGGCCCACGCGGCACCCGGGCGGCGGGCCGCGGGTCACGGCCGCCGTCAGCGGCTTCGGCGACGTGACGCACACGCTGGTGGAGCGGGCGCCCGGCGCGGGACCCGGCCTCCCGGCCGGGTTCGTGCCGGTGCCCGGGGCCGACGACGGGCGCGCCGAGGGGGTCGGGCTCGTGGAGGTCGACCACGTCGCGGTGTGCCTGGAGGCGGGCGACCTCGACGCGACGGCGCTGTTCTACCGGCGCGCCCTCGGGTTCCGGGAGGTCTTCCAGGAGCGCATCGTCGTGGGCGCCCAGGCGATGGAGTCCACGGTGGTGCAGAGCGCGGTCACCGGAGCGGTCACGCTGACGCTGATCGAGCCCGACCCGCGGGCGCAGCCGGGGCAGATCGACGAGTTCCTCAAGAGCCACCACGGGCCGGGCGTGCAGCACCTGGCGTTCTCCAGCGCCGACGCCGTCCGCTCGGTGCGCGCGCTCTCCGGGCGCGGCGTGACGTTCCTCAAGACGCCGGGCACGTACTACGACCTGCTCGGCGAGCGGATCGGCCTGCGGACGCACGACCTCGACGACCTGCGCTCCACGCAGCTGCTCGTGGACGAGGACCACGGGGGCCAGCTCTTCCAGATCTTCACCGCGTCCGCGCACCCGCGCGGCACGCTCTTCTACGAGGTCATCGAGCGCCAGGGCGCGCGGACCTTCGGCAGCGCCAACATCAAGGCGCTGTACGAGGCCGTGGAGCTGGAGCGGACAGGACGCCGTGCCGAGGGCTGA
- a CDS encoding alpha-hydroxy acid oxidase translates to MERAAAAVLPRDVWDFVAGGSGRERSLAADREAFDRLYVTPRVLRDVSACTTDTTLLGRPARLPVAVAPVAYQRLLHPEGELAAARAAAAAGVPFTVATLSSVPVEEVTAVGGTVWFQLYWLREPGRTLDLARRAQDAGCAALMLTVDVPWMGRRARDARGGFALPGHVRAVHLDAGARSAAHRAPGRGSAVAAHTAAAFSAALTWSDVAELRSSTRLPLILKGVLAPADAARAVELGVDAVVVSNHGGRQLDGALPGVAALPGVAAAVAAAGGGCEVLLDGGVRGGVDVLTALALGAAGVLVGRPPLWGLAAAGEAGVARVLDLLAAELRDALGLAGCAGVDAARELVVTPLP, encoded by the coding sequence ATGGAGCGGGCCGCCGCGGCCGTGCTGCCGCGCGACGTCTGGGACTTCGTCGCGGGCGGCAGCGGCCGCGAGCGGTCGCTCGCGGCCGACCGGGAGGCGTTCGACCGCCTCTACGTCACGCCCCGGGTGCTGCGGGACGTCTCGGCGTGCACGACGGACACCACGCTCCTCGGGCGTCCGGCGCGGCTTCCTGTGGCCGTCGCGCCGGTCGCCTACCAGCGGCTGCTGCACCCCGAGGGGGAGCTGGCCGCCGCGCGGGCGGCCGCGGCCGCGGGTGTGCCGTTCACGGTCGCGACCCTCAGCAGCGTGCCCGTGGAGGAGGTCACGGCGGTCGGCGGCACCGTGTGGTTCCAGCTGTACTGGCTGCGGGAGCCGGGGCGCACCCTCGATCTCGCGCGCCGGGCCCAGGACGCGGGCTGCGCGGCGCTGATGCTCACCGTGGACGTGCCGTGGATGGGGCGCAGGGCGCGGGACGCCCGGGGCGGCTTCGCGCTGCCCGGGCACGTGCGCGCCGTGCACCTCGACGCGGGCGCCCGCTCGGCGGCGCACCGGGCGCCGGGGCGCGGCTCGGCGGTGGCCGCGCACACGGCCGCCGCGTTCTCGGCGGCCCTGACGTGGTCGGACGTGGCCGAACTGCGGTCCTCGACGCGCCTTCCGCTGATCCTCAAGGGCGTGCTCGCCCCGGCCGACGCGGCGCGCGCGGTGGAGCTCGGCGTGGACGCGGTCGTGGTGTCCAACCACGGCGGGCGCCAGCTCGACGGCGCGCTGCCCGGCGTCGCGGCGCTGCCCGGAGTGGCCGCGGCCGTCGCGGCGGCGGGCGGCGGCTGCGAGGTGCTGCTCGACGGCGGGGTCCGCGGCGGCGTGGACGTGCTCACGGCCCTCGCCCTGGGCGCCGCCGGGGTCCTGGTGGGCAGGCCGCCGCTGTGGGGGCTCGCGGCGGCCGGGGAGGCCGGGGTCGCGCGGGTCCTGGACCTGCTGGCGGCCGAGCTCCGCGACGCTCTCGGCCTCGCGGGCTGCGCGGGGGTGGACGCGGCCCGGGAACTCGTCGTGACGCCTCTTCCCTGA
- a CDS encoding VOC family protein yields the protein MRNSADAFHIAVPARDLDAAAHFYNKLLGCPLARRYPDRVTFDFFGDQLVCHYAPEEPERPRLSLYPRHFGVTFRSRTDFDALLRLVDLRKVPVFQEPRSRFDGTVEEHRTFVLVDPTGNLLEFKHYVDPRMMY from the coding sequence GTGAGGAACTCCGCCGACGCCTTCCACATCGCCGTCCCGGCCCGCGACCTGGACGCCGCCGCGCACTTCTACAACAAGCTCCTGGGCTGCCCGCTGGCCCGCCGCTATCCGGACCGCGTCACGTTCGACTTCTTCGGCGACCAACTCGTCTGCCATTACGCGCCGGAAGAGCCGGAGCGGCCCCGGCTCTCCCTCTATCCCCGGCACTTCGGCGTGACGTTCCGCTCCCGTACGGATTTCGACGCGCTGCTCAGACTCGTCGATCTGCGCAAGGTGCCGGTATTCCAGGAGCCGCGGTCGCGATTCGACGGAACGGTCGAGGAACACCGCACCTTCGTGCTCGTCGACCCGACCGGAAATCTCCTTGAATTCAAGCATTACGTTGATCCACGCATGATGTACTGA
- a CDS encoding phosphosulfolactate synthase, with translation MPQTSTPQNSTPQTSTPQTSTPQTSVPRTALPQARAPQDPAPPGAPRPLDLPLREPKPRTRGQTMVIDGGAPVRWFEDVVESSGEFIDLVKFGWGTALVTSGIKAKTEVLRQHRIPYMFGGTLFEAYVRKGRFDDYRALCREHGCGRVEVSNGTIDLAPRHKARYIARLAADFEVVSEVGFKDPRRSETYPPSQWIADIRRDLDAGARAVILEARESGTSGICRADGEVRFGLIEDILDAGPHPDLLIFEAPTKGLQTYFIQRVGRRVNLGNVALDDVIALETLRLGLRADTLLDDPAGPAEPERPTGSGEPPADSRESP, from the coding sequence GTGCCCCAGACCTCCACGCCGCAGAACTCCACGCCCCAGACCTCCACGCCCCAGACCTCCACGCCGCAGACCTCCGTGCCCCGGACCGCCTTGCCGCAGGCCCGCGCGCCACAGGATCCCGCCCCGCCCGGCGCGCCCCGACCCCTGGACCTGCCCCTGCGCGAACCCAAGCCGCGCACCCGGGGCCAGACGATGGTCATCGACGGCGGCGCGCCCGTCCGCTGGTTCGAGGACGTCGTGGAGAGCTCGGGGGAGTTCATCGACCTGGTCAAGTTCGGCTGGGGCACCGCGCTCGTCACCTCCGGCATCAAGGCCAAGACGGAGGTGCTGCGCCAGCACCGCATCCCGTACATGTTCGGCGGGACGCTCTTCGAGGCGTACGTGCGCAAGGGCCGCTTCGACGACTACCGGGCGCTGTGCCGCGAGCACGGCTGCGGGCGCGTGGAGGTGTCCAACGGCACCATCGACCTGGCCCCGCGGCACAAGGCGCGCTACATCGCCCGGCTCGCCGCGGACTTCGAGGTCGTCTCCGAGGTCGGCTTCAAGGACCCGCGCCGCTCGGAGACGTATCCGCCGAGCCAGTGGATCGCCGACATCCGGCGCGATCTGGACGCCGGGGCGCGCGCGGTGATCCTGGAGGCGCGCGAGAGCGGCACCAGCGGCATCTGCCGGGCCGACGGCGAGGTGCGCTTCGGCCTCATCGAGGACATCCTCGACGCCGGTCCCCACCCGGACCTGCTGATCTTCGAGGCGCCCACGAAGGGGCTCCAGACGTACTTCATCCAGCGCGTCGGCCGCCGGGTGAACCTCGGCAACGTCGCCCTCGACGACGTCATCGCCCTGGAGACGCTCCGCCTGGGCCTGCGCGCCGACACGCTCCTCGACGACCCCGCGGGCCCGGCGGAGCCCGAGCGCCCCACCGGCTCCGGCGAGCCCCCCGCCGACTCCCGGGAGAGCCCGTGA
- a CDS encoding AMP-binding protein: MESAPVLLPALQEGRARLDVAGRSLAGDELAGAVGAVARSLAGARRVAVVAHPSVDTLVGVAGVLAAGGTAVPLHPAAAPRERAHVLRDADVDLVLDDDRLAALTPRAAHTAPPPGPPPDETPALILYTSGSTGQPKGAVLPRRALAAGLDALAALWRWTPDDVLAHALPLSHVHGLVFGGLGPLRIGSPLVHTGRYLTPVEGASLYFGVPALWGSLGAADLRALGGARLLVSGADRLTGAVAERVRRLSGHRLLNRYAMTETLVVASPRPADLGADAAAGSVGRPVPGARVRLDPVDGEVMVRGTGLFSGYVGRGPAVDGDGWFRTGDLGAWLPDGSLGLLGRKDTDLIKSGGYRVGAGEVEDALLAHPDVTEAAVVGLPDDRLGQRVAAWIVAGSPDRAALASFLAARLAPYKLPQEIHVVDALPRTDLGKVHKRALVADRARSPQGQGS, from the coding sequence GTGGAGTCCGCTCCGGTCCTGCTGCCCGCCCTCCAGGAGGGCCGGGCCCGCCTCGACGTGGCCGGGCGGAGTCTGGCGGGCGACGAACTCGCCGGGGCCGTCGGCGCGGTCGCCCGGTCGCTGGCCGGGGCCCGCCGCGTCGCCGTCGTCGCCCACCCGAGCGTGGACACCCTCGTGGGCGTCGCCGGGGTCCTCGCCGCCGGGGGCACGGCGGTCCCGCTGCACCCGGCGGCCGCCCCGCGCGAGCGCGCGCACGTGCTGCGCGACGCCGACGTCGACCTCGTCCTCGACGACGACCGGCTCGCCGCACTCACCCCGCGCGCCGCGCACACCGCGCCGCCGCCCGGGCCGCCCCCGGACGAGACGCCCGCGCTGATCCTGTACACGTCCGGCTCCACCGGGCAGCCCAAGGGCGCCGTGCTCCCGCGCCGCGCCCTCGCCGCGGGCCTGGACGCGCTCGCCGCGCTGTGGCGGTGGACCCCGGACGACGTCCTGGCGCACGCCCTGCCGCTGTCCCACGTCCACGGCCTCGTCTTCGGGGGGCTCGGACCGCTGCGGATCGGCTCGCCGCTCGTGCACACCGGCCGCTACCTCACGCCCGTGGAGGGCGCCTCCCTCTACTTCGGCGTCCCCGCCCTGTGGGGCTCCCTGGGCGCGGCCGACCTGCGGGCCCTCGGCGGCGCCCGGCTCCTGGTGTCCGGCGCGGACCGGCTGACCGGCGCGGTCGCCGAGCGCGTCCGGCGCCTCTCCGGGCACCGCCTCCTCAACCGGTACGCGATGACGGAGACCCTCGTCGTCGCCTCGCCCCGCCCGGCGGACCTCGGCGCGGACGCGGCGGCGGGCTCGGTGGGGCGCCCGGTGCCCGGCGCACGGGTGCGGCTCGACCCCGTCGACGGAGAGGTCATGGTGCGCGGCACCGGCCTGTTCTCCGGCTACGTGGGGCGCGGCCCCGCCGTGGACGGCGACGGCTGGTTCCGCACCGGCGACCTCGGCGCGTGGCTGCCGGACGGGTCCCTCGGGCTGCTCGGCCGCAAGGACACCGACCTGATCAAGAGCGGTGGCTACCGCGTCGGCGCGGGCGAGGTCGAGGACGCGCTCCTGGCCCACCCGGACGTCACCGAGGCGGCCGTCGTGGGCCTGCCCGACGACCGGCTCGGGCAGCGCGTCGCGGCCTGGATCGTCGCCGGGTCGCCGGACCGCGCGGCCCTCGCGTCCTTCCTCGCCGCCCGCCTCGCCCCGTACAAGCTGCCGCAGGAGATCCACGTCGTGGACGCCCTGCCGCGCACCGACCTCGGCAAGGTGCACAAGCGCGCACTCGTGGCCGACCGCGCCAGAAGCCCTCAAGGACAAGGGAGTTGA
- a CDS encoding acyl carrier protein: MEATRTTTATAVRDVIAPLWCEALNVPEVADGDDFFALGGHSLAALHVMAAVEQTYQVELGGMRDIWENPTLGAFVAVVAALVAA; the protein is encoded by the coding sequence ATGGAAGCGACCCGTACGACGACCGCGACGGCAGTCCGGGACGTCATCGCCCCGCTGTGGTGCGAGGCCCTGAACGTGCCCGAAGTCGCGGACGGCGACGACTTCTTCGCGCTCGGCGGCCACTCGCTCGCCGCCCTGCACGTGATGGCCGCCGTCGAGCAGACCTACCAGGTGGAGCTGGGCGGGATGCGCGACATCTGGGAGAACCCGACGCTCGGCGCGTTCGTCGCGGTGGTCGCCGCGCTCGTCGCCGCCTAG
- a CDS encoding ferredoxin, with product MTGEDGGLRVHVDRARCASSGLCLAQVPEVFDQSDTDGRVLLLDPDPGPGLADRVRAALARCPSGAITLRGPGGPGHDLEET from the coding sequence GTGACCGGGGAGGACGGCGGGCTGCGCGTCCACGTCGACCGCGCCCGGTGCGCGTCGTCCGGCCTCTGTCTGGCCCAGGTGCCCGAGGTCTTCGACCAGTCGGACACCGACGGCCGGGTCCTGCTGCTCGACCCGGACCCCGGCCCCGGCCTCGCCGACCGGGTGCGAGCCGCGCTCGCCCGCTGCCCGTCCGGCGCGATCACCCTGCGCGGCCCCGGAGGGCCGGGCCACGACCTGGAGGAGACCTGA
- a CDS encoding cytochrome P450: MSEAATSSGVATVVHTRRDRFDPAGDLRALAARAPVSRIDVGPGTDGRPVWLVTGHAEVRQVLGDHLRFSTRRRFGSRTASGRELGVRPDAMIGQLMDYDPPEHTRLRQILTPEFTLRRIRRLRPRVDAVIDERLAALRRAGPPADLVDGFALPVPGAVLCELIGVPRDDRAEFLRLCHGFLAGGAARGRRAATGELLSRYVAAMVDRQRRAPDDGFLGTLVTDHGADVTDKELRGVCVLLVLASLDNLSGMLGLGALLLLEHPGQLARLAAAHDDRDAVGRAVDELLRYLAVPHAPTPRVALTDVTVGEQLVRAGEYVICSLPLANRDPALLAEPDRFDIAREPAAHVTFGHGIHHCLGAALARMLLGAAYPALPRGLPGLRLEGSGDAVRFRVHALAHGLDHLPVTWQEPTR, translated from the coding sequence ATGTCCGAGGCAGCCACGTCCAGCGGCGTCGCCACGGTCGTCCACACCCGCCGCGACCGCTTCGACCCGGCCGGCGACCTGCGCGCCCTCGCCGCGCGCGCCCCCGTGAGCCGGATCGACGTCGGGCCGGGCACCGACGGGCGGCCCGTCTGGCTGGTCACAGGACACGCCGAGGTGCGCCAGGTCCTCGGTGACCACCTGCGGTTCTCCACCCGCCGCCGCTTCGGCTCCCGGACCGCGTCGGGCCGTGAACTCGGCGTCCGGCCCGACGCGATGATCGGCCAGCTCATGGACTACGACCCGCCCGAGCACACCCGCCTGCGGCAGATCCTCACCCCGGAGTTCACCCTCCGCCGCATCCGCAGGCTCCGGCCCCGCGTCGACGCCGTCATCGACGAGCGCCTCGCCGCGCTGCGCCGCGCCGGGCCGCCCGCCGACCTGGTCGACGGCTTCGCCCTGCCGGTGCCCGGCGCGGTCCTGTGCGAGCTGATCGGCGTACCGCGCGACGACCGCGCCGAGTTCCTGCGCCTGTGCCACGGCTTCCTCGCCGGTGGCGCGGCCCGCGGGCGACGGGCCGCGACGGGCGAACTCCTGTCCCGCTACGTCGCCGCGATGGTGGACCGGCAGCGCCGCGCCCCCGACGACGGCTTCCTCGGCACGCTGGTGACCGACCACGGCGCCGACGTCACCGACAAGGAACTGCGGGGCGTGTGCGTCCTCCTCGTGCTCGCCAGCCTGGACAACCTGTCGGGCATGCTGGGCCTCGGCGCCCTGCTGCTCCTGGAGCACCCCGGACAGCTGGCCCGGCTCGCCGCCGCCCACGACGACCGCGACGCCGTCGGCCGCGCCGTCGACGAACTGCTCCGCTACCTCGCGGTGCCGCACGCCCCCACCCCGCGCGTCGCGCTGACCGACGTCACCGTCGGCGAGCAGCTCGTGCGGGCGGGGGAGTACGTCATCTGCTCCCTGCCGCTGGCCAACCGCGACCCCGCGCTGCTCGCCGAGCCCGACCGCTTCGACATCGCGCGGGAGCCCGCCGCGCACGTCACCTTCGGGCACGGCATCCACCACTGCCTGGGCGCCGCCCTCGCCCGGATGCTGCTCGGCGCCGCCTATCCTGCGCTGCCGCGCGGCCTGCCCGGGCTGCGGCTCGAAGGCTCCGGGGACGCCGTCCGGTTCCGCGTCCACGCGCTGGCCCACGGCCTCGACCACCTGCCGGTGACCTGGCAGGAGCCCACCCGGTGA
- a CDS encoding cytochrome P450, producing the protein MARPTDLSPHNRRDRLDPLPDLTRLAAEAPLTRADLTDDPAAGPGWLVTGPDEVRAVLGDTDRFSTRVAAPGGARGRPAQVGNLVQYDPPDHTRLRRLLAPEFTVRRMSGLEPAVERVVADSLDTLEKAGSPADFMRHVAWTVPGLVMCELFGVERDDRAELARLLKIGRPAFRGRGAQVTAGGAYMAYMGRLVARKRGEPTDDLLGRVVRAHGDDVSDEELVGLSAFVMGSGVENVAAMLGLGLLALLDHPDQLELLRGRPESTDRAVEELIRYLSVIPTASPRTAREDVPLGGQVIKAGDRVACSLIAANRATPEGTPDRLDLTREPGPHVALGHGVHYCVGASLVRMELRAAYPAVLRRFPGLRLAVDPAGIRFRRQAPYGVETLPISW; encoded by the coding sequence ATGGCACGGCCGACCGACCTCTCCCCGCACAACCGGCGCGACCGGCTCGACCCGCTGCCGGACCTGACCCGGCTCGCCGCCGAGGCCCCGCTGACCCGCGCCGACCTCACCGACGACCCGGCGGCGGGCCCCGGCTGGCTGGTCACCGGGCCCGACGAGGTGCGGGCCGTCCTCGGCGACACCGACCGGTTCAGCACCCGCGTCGCCGCCCCGGGCGGAGCGCGGGGACGCCCCGCCCAGGTGGGCAACCTCGTCCAGTACGACCCGCCGGACCACACCCGGCTGCGCCGGCTGCTCGCCCCGGAATTCACCGTCCGGCGCATGAGCGGCCTGGAGCCCGCCGTCGAACGCGTCGTCGCGGACAGCCTGGACACCCTGGAGAAGGCCGGGTCACCGGCCGACTTCATGCGGCACGTCGCCTGGACCGTGCCCGGCCTCGTCATGTGCGAGCTGTTCGGCGTGGAGCGCGACGACCGGGCCGAACTCGCGCGGCTGCTCAAGATCGGCCGCCCCGCGTTCCGGGGGCGCGGCGCCCAGGTCACCGCGGGCGGCGCGTACATGGCGTACATGGGGCGGCTCGTGGCCCGCAAGCGCGGCGAGCCCACCGACGACCTGCTCGGCCGGGTGGTGCGCGCACACGGCGACGACGTCAGCGACGAGGAGCTGGTGGGCCTCAGCGCGTTCGTCATGGGCTCCGGCGTGGAGAACGTGGCGGCCATGCTGGGCCTCGGCCTCCTGGCCCTCCTCGACCACCCCGACCAGCTCGAACTCCTGCGCGGGCGGCCGGAGTCGACCGACCGCGCGGTGGAGGAGCTCATCCGCTACCTCTCGGTCATCCCGACCGCCTCGCCGCGCACCGCGCGCGAGGACGTGCCCCTGGGCGGCCAGGTCATCAAGGCCGGTGACCGCGTGGCCTGTTCGCTGATCGCGGCCAACCGCGCCACCCCCGAGGGCACCCCGGACCGCCTCGACCTCACCCGTGAGCCGGGCCCCCACGTGGCCCTCGGCCACGGCGTCCACTACTGCGTCGGCGCGTCCCTGGTCCGCATGGAGCTGCGCGCCGCCTACCCGGCGGTCCTGCGCCGCTTCCCCGGCCTGCGACTCGCCGTCGACCCCGCCGGGATCCGCTTCCGGCGGCAGGCCCCGTACGGCGTGGAGACACTGCCGATCAGCTGGTAG
- a CDS encoding tryptophan 7-halogenase, whose translation MTLPDSEEFDVVVVGGGPAGSTLAALVAMRGHRVLVLEKEHFPRHQIGESLLPSTVHGVCRLTGVADELARAGFPRKRGGTFRWGANPDPWTFSFAVSPRMSGPTSYAYQVERSKFDDILLKNARRVGADVREGCAVLDVVADDERVRGVRYTDADGHERRALAAFVVDASGNGSRVHQRVGGTRAYSEFFRSLALYGYFEGGKRLPEPNSGNILSVAFESGWFWYIPLSDSLTSVGAVVRRELADKIRGDRHQALQALIAECPLISEYLADAHRVTSGPYGELRVRKDYSYHHTTFSRPGMVLVGDAACFVDPVFSSGVHLATYSALLAARSINSVLAGTVDEPRALREFEVRYRREYGVFYEFLLSFYEMHHDEDSYFWRAKKVTRADRPELQSFVELIGGVSSGEQVLTDADVVAKRFRAGSAEFSDAVDEVAGSADGSMVPLFKSSVVREVMQEGGQVQMRALLGEDAEPEAPLYGDGLVPSADGMLWCEPPGAGE comes from the coding sequence ATGACGTTGCCGGATTCCGAGGAATTCGACGTGGTGGTCGTCGGCGGAGGACCCGCAGGATCGACCCTGGCCGCGCTGGTGGCGATGCGGGGACACCGCGTCCTGGTCCTGGAGAAGGAGCACTTCCCCCGCCACCAGATCGGCGAGTCCCTGCTGCCCTCCACGGTGCACGGCGTGTGCCGCCTCACCGGCGTCGCCGACGAACTCGCCAGGGCGGGCTTCCCGCGCAAGCGCGGCGGCACCTTCCGCTGGGGCGCCAACCCCGACCCGTGGACCTTCTCCTTCGCGGTCTCGCCCCGCATGTCGGGACCGACGTCGTACGCGTACCAGGTCGAGCGGTCCAAGTTCGACGACATCCTCCTCAAGAACGCCCGCCGCGTGGGCGCCGACGTCCGCGAGGGCTGCGCCGTCCTCGACGTCGTCGCCGACGACGAGCGGGTGCGCGGCGTGCGCTACACCGACGCCGACGGCCACGAACGCCGGGCGCTCGCCGCCTTCGTCGTCGACGCCTCCGGCAACGGCAGCCGCGTCCACCAGCGCGTGGGCGGCACCCGCGCGTACTCGGAGTTCTTCCGCAGCCTCGCCCTGTACGGCTACTTCGAAGGCGGCAAGCGGCTGCCCGAACCCAACTCCGGCAACATCCTGTCCGTCGCCTTCGAGAGCGGCTGGTTCTGGTACATCCCGCTCAGCGACAGCCTCACCAGCGTCGGCGCCGTCGTCCGCCGCGAGCTCGCCGACAAGATCCGTGGCGACCGGCACCAGGCGCTCCAGGCGCTCATCGCCGAGTGCCCGCTGATCAGCGAGTACCTGGCCGACGCCCACCGGGTGACGAGCGGCCCGTACGGCGAACTGCGCGTCCGCAAGGACTACTCGTACCACCACACGACGTTCTCGCGGCCCGGCATGGTCCTCGTCGGCGACGCCGCCTGCTTCGTCGACCCGGTGTTCTCCTCCGGCGTCCACCTCGCCACCTACAGCGCGCTGCTCGCCGCCCGCTCGATCAACAGCGTGCTCGCCGGGACCGTCGACGAGCCGCGCGCCCTCAGGGAGTTCGAGGTCCGCTACCGCCGCGAGTACGGCGTCTTCTACGAGTTCCTGCTCTCCTTCTACGAGATGCACCACGACGAGGACTCCTACTTCTGGCGGGCCAAGAAGGTCACCCGGGCCGACCGGCCCGAACTGCAGTCGTTCGTCGAGCTGATCGGCGGCGTGTCCTCCGGCGAGCAGGTCCTCACCGACGCCGACGTCGTCGCCAAGCGCTTCCGGGCCGGGTCCGCGGAGTTCTCCGACGCCGTGGACGAGGTCGCGGGCAGCGCCGACGGCAGCATGGTGCCGCTGTTCAAGTCCTCCGTGGTGCGCGAGGTGATGCAGGAGGGCGGCCAGGTCCAGATGCGCGCCCTGCTCGGCGAGGACGCCGAACCGGAGGCGCCGCTGTACGGCGACGGCCTGGTGCCCTCGGCGGACGGCATGCTCTGGTGCGAGCCGCCCGGCGCGGGCGAGTGA